From Methanothrix sp., the proteins below share one genomic window:
- a CDS encoding tRNA(His) guanylyltransferase Thg1 family protein: MTVSGCRNGAIFSELRVRSPFFVRVDGRGFGRMLRDFSKPYDLGFARSFVSAARAFMESSGLAPVLAYTFSDEVNLLFLDEPFRGRLEKLDSVTASYIASSLSISLGRAVSMDARVIPVCREEIIRYLQESQAEAWRNHVFSYGFYTLVDEGMSHSGAMESLRNMRESDIHEMLFRRGVNLARTPAWERRGVMIYRSSSGVVEDWDLPLFTTEDGRRLVEEILSAAER, translated from the coding sequence ATGACTGTAAGCGGCTGCAGGAACGGGGCGATATTCTCAGAGCTTCGCGTTCGTTCCCCTTTTTTTGTCCGCGTGGACGGCCGCGGGTTCGGGAGGATGCTCCGGGATTTCAGCAAACCATACGACCTTGGATTTGCGCGATCGTTCGTCTCTGCTGCGAGGGCATTCATGGAGAGCTCCGGCCTGGCTCCGGTATTAGCGTACACATTCTCCGATGAGGTCAACCTTCTCTTCCTGGACGAGCCTTTCCGGGGCAGGCTCGAGAAGCTCGACTCTGTTACAGCATCATACATCGCATCATCGCTCTCCATATCCCTTGGCAGGGCTGTCTCGATGGACGCGAGGGTGATACCTGTCTGCAGGGAGGAGATCATCAGGTATCTCCAGGAATCCCAGGCCGAAGCCTGGCGGAACCACGTATTCTCCTACGGTTTCTACACTCTTGTTGATGAAGGGATGAGCCATTCTGGCGCGATGGAGTCGCTCCGCAACATGAGGGAGAGCGATATACACGAGATGCTCTTTCGGCGCGGCGTGAATCTCGCCAGGACCCCTGCCTGGGAGAGGAGAGGGGTTATGATATACAGATCGAGCTCAGGTGTTGTTGAGGATTGGGATCTCCCGCTCTTCACCACTGAGGATGGCCGCAGACTCGTGGAGGAGATACTGTCTGCAGCGGAGCGATGA
- a CDS encoding PRC-barrel domain-containing protein, whose amino-acid sequence MDAEISSILGLEVYTDRGVFVGKVEDAVLDAEGGTLSGIAVGSLNRELFDLKGRGIIVPFRWITAVGDIVIMRHTKRVAAKKETPPRE is encoded by the coding sequence ATGGATGCGGAGATCTCATCGATACTGGGCCTGGAGGTGTACACCGATCGCGGTGTGTTTGTTGGCAAGGTCGAGGATGCCGTTCTGGACGCTGAGGGCGGCACCCTGAGCGGCATCGCGGTCGGATCTCTCAACAGGGAGCTCTTCGATCTCAAGGGCAGAGGGATCATAGTGCCGTTCAGATGGATCACTGCAGTGGGAGATATAGTCATAATGAGGCATACGAAGAGGGTTGCTGCAAAGAAAGAAACCCCTCCCAGAGAGTAG
- a CDS encoding ABC transporter substrate-binding protein has protein sequence MYRSIALMALLAVLTGIPALAFDNIPGDLNGDRVVSDDELKIAEESYAKGEISSDSLSEIRHIHERYPMSVVDSAGRNVTLYRPVRSIACTVSHQLETLRSIGVTRDLVVAAPSDIEKYSLFQEYHDLPEIGHFYEPDLEKIIQIHPDLLLVHPGPGPTGQNYLQTVLDRLNNTGITIFCLACSRPDSYPEEIEKLGRLLERENESARFRAFYEGVLGSVIGRTKGIPEENRPKVYVEYGPYRVSNNPILDAMPVEMAGGKSIVTGTTGGEISPETVIAANPDVIIRLVYDEDYDGRDASDISKLKSTRDEIMGRPELQNVTAVRNGRVFVMASPFWTYLPYSGCRHFIGLAYLAKILHPDVFADMDPRAVHQTYLSEFQHLDYDLSRRGALIYPEP, from the coding sequence ATGTACAGATCAATTGCCCTGATGGCATTGTTGGCTGTTCTTACCGGCATCCCGGCGCTTGCTTTCGATAATATACCAGGAGATCTGAATGGCGACAGGGTAGTCTCAGACGATGAGCTGAAGATCGCAGAGGAGTCATACGCTAAAGGCGAGATCTCATCAGATTCGCTGTCTGAGATAAGACATATCCATGAGAGATACCCTATGAGCGTTGTGGATTCTGCCGGCAGAAACGTAACCCTTTACAGACCCGTGAGGTCCATTGCCTGCACGGTATCCCACCAGCTTGAGACGCTGAGGTCGATCGGGGTGACGCGAGATTTGGTGGTTGCAGCACCTTCTGACATAGAGAAATACTCACTCTTCCAGGAGTATCATGACCTTCCAGAGATAGGCCACTTCTACGAGCCTGATCTCGAGAAGATAATCCAGATACATCCCGACCTTCTGCTCGTGCATCCGGGGCCCGGCCCCACCGGTCAGAACTACCTTCAGACGGTGCTTGACAGGCTCAACAACACAGGTATAACAATCTTCTGCCTGGCATGCAGCCGGCCTGACTCGTATCCAGAGGAGATCGAAAAGCTCGGCAGGCTCCTGGAGAGAGAGAATGAGTCCGCCAGGTTCCGTGCTTTCTACGAGGGCGTTCTGGGATCGGTGATCGGCAGGACGAAAGGAATACCTGAGGAGAACAGACCAAAAGTGTATGTGGAGTACGGGCCGTACAGGGTCTCAAACAACCCAATTCTCGATGCCATGCCGGTTGAGATGGCTGGTGGGAAGAGCATAGTCACTGGCACAACCGGAGGAGAGATCTCTCCAGAGACGGTGATCGCTGCAAATCCGGATGTCATCATAAGGCTTGTCTATGATGAGGATTACGACGGGAGGGATGCGAGCGACATTTCAAAGCTGAAGTCCACAAGGGATGAGATAATGGGGCGTCCTGAGCTGCAGAACGTCACTGCAGTCAGGAACGGGAGGGTCTTTGTCATGGCATCTCCATTCTGGACGTATCTCCCCTACAGTGGATGCAGGCATTTCATAGGCCTTGCGTATCTCGCAAAGATACTCCATCCTGATGTGTTCGCAGATATGGATCCCAGAGCGGTGCATCAGACATACCTCTCAGAGTTCCAGCACCTCGATTACGATCTGAGTAGACGTGGTGCCCTGATCTACCCAGAGCCGTAG